Sequence from the Tenrec ecaudatus isolate mTenEca1 chromosome 6, mTenEca1.hap1, whole genome shotgun sequence genome:
CACTGGAGATGGGggggcgccccacccccactctcacccccacccccgctgggGACAGTCCCTGCTGGAGAAGGAAGAGCTCTGACTACTTACAGACATTCACAGCGCCAACGCCCTCACACAGCCTGTcgggaagaaagggagagaaggTAAGGCCCGGAGGGAAGGTGAGAACCTTGGCTCTCCTTCCGGGTATGGGGGCCAAGAACCCGAAcaaacccaccaccatccagtccctgctgaatcacagtgaccctatagggcagagtagaactgccctaaagAGACAGACAGCATCTGCTttcggctggtggtttggaactgctgagctgaccttgcagttagttgccAGCCTGTGAccccctataccaccagggctggtCAAACAAGGATGGGCAATAACGGTGCTCAGGAACCCAGGGCCCAGGGCAGTGCAGGTTCTGAAGGTTCTGGAGACAGAACCCACCCCTCCTGAACCCTGCGACCTCAGGCTGGGAAATGTTCACTGCTTCTGCTTCTATGTCAGTGTGGACTGGAGTGTACATGCAGTAGAGGGGCACCAGATGGAACACCCTAAATCCAGTCTGACTGGTGTGTTTAGATCGTAGGCATCGTGGGTGGGGGGACAGAAGTGTGTCTTATTCTCTCCCCCCGACTGCAGATTCTGCAGTGCCTCAGCCGGTCAGCCTGGATACATTCTGGTTTCGTGAATGAGTGAGATTTCTGAGCGGACACCAGCACAGGTGCTATCCAACAAATACCCCCAGTTTGGCAGATAGGGAAACTGAGtctgagagggaggaaggagccatGAGAGAGTCAGACCTATAATGAGGGCTAGTTCACTGGACCCACAAGTCCTACCCACACAGACTGTCTCCCTAGGGGCCATGGACTGTGGTCCCCTGGGATCAAATGACGGAGAAGTCAGCTCTAGGTGGGAGAAGCTGGCACAGCCTACCATGAAGCCACCCCATGCCCAGGTCTCCTAGGTAACATCCAAACTTCTGACTTGATTCCAAGGGCTCTAGGAGGTGGAGGGCCAGACAATGTCCACACTTACAAATTCAGCTTGAAAAACTCCTCCTCGAACTCTTGGCTAAGGACACCCAGCAGCCTGGAGTCCTCCAAGCCATGTCGTCACGTTTCCTGGGTGTCCCCATCTCCCTACTCTGTAGGAAACTCCCTGGATGCTCCCATCTCTCCTCACCCTCTCTCCTCAGGGCCAGGTACTTGCCAAGAGGGAAGACTGACTGGCTTTGGACCAGGAACCAAGAACAGCAATCTCCTTAAAGAAACTGTATGTCAGCCCAGCTTACAGGCCATGAGAAGGAAGCACACTCCCCATCAACGGAGCAAAAAGACAAAGAGTTCCAGAATCAGGCTGTACCCACTTTCAGGGACCAGGTTCCCTCTGTCTAACCTCAGGCCCACCTGCTGCGCTGGAGACTATTAAGGAGACCTATTAgactagatcaggggtcctcaaacgatggCTTGCGGGCCACGTGTGGCCCACTGGGTGGTTTCctcccttttgttttttttacttcaaaataggatatgtgcagtgtgcataggattttgttcatacttttttctttaaactatagtccggccctccaacggcaATGAGGGACAGGGAACTGGCCCCCAGTTttaaaagtctgaggacccctggactAAATGAACTGATGAAGACTGCACACATGAAGTGTCCTATCTGAAGCCACCTGTACTATCTGCTAGGATCACTCTGAACCTCCAGAGGCCGGGGGCCGAGGAGGATGGAAGGAGGAGGACTGAAGATGCTCTTGCCCAAGAAATTGACCCCACACCGAAGGCGGAGCTTCTTGGGACCTGAGTGTCTGCAGCCTGCTCCTGACTGAGGAGCAGATCTGTGATGGGAAAAAGGCTCCAAGCCAAGAGCAGGGTCCAGGTAGCTGTGAACGAACTGAATGAGGATAGAAAAGGTGCTGAAAGGCCTTACGGAAAATCTCTGTCCAGTTGCAGAAGAGGAAGGAGCAGAAACACAAGTCGAGCGGTGTCAGGATGGGGCGGGTTGAGCACGCTCAGTGCTCAGGCCAGGCTGGGAGAGGAAATGGCACCCACCTGTGCTCCTCGCCCTCCAGCAGGCGCCGGTAGGTGGCGATCTCGATGTCCAGGCCCAGCTTGGAGTTCATCACCTCCTGGTACTCCTTCAGCAGGCAGGCCATGTCCTGCTTGGCTTTCTGCAGGGCCTCCTCCAGCCCGGCCAGCTTGCAGCGGGCGTCATTGAGGGCCGCCTCACCCTGCTGCTCAGACTGGATCACTGCGGCCTCCAGCTTGGAATTCTGGGAACCCAGGAGAGAACAAGCTCAGTTGGAGTCCTAGGGTCCCTTTGTCTGTCCTTGTCCTGGATTCACTCAGTTTCTCCCTCCCAGAAATGGGGGACAACCCCTCCAGGGACAGGACCTGCCCTCCTTCAGCCCCTGGGTCTCCGTGCGTGACCACAACCAGGGGCTCCCGTCTCATCCTCGGGCTGGAGAATGAAGGAGAGGTCCAGGTGGTGGGCACACTGACTGTGTGGCCCACGGCAGAGCCCCAGGCTCTCTGGTCCCGGCCCAGGCTGAGCCGTACCTGGCACTTGGCATTCTCCACCTCGGCCGTCAGCCTCTGGATCATGCGGTTCAGCTCATTGATCTCCTCCTTGGTGCGGCGCAGGGTCTCCCCATGCCGGATCACCGTGGCCTTCATCTCCTCGCACtgcgggaggggaagggaggtggtggggtgtACATCAGCTCACCAGGAAAGACGGGGCAGGTTGGACAGTGCTCAGACTGCACAGCCACTCAGGGGCCACCAGGAGAGCTGTCAtccctgccctctgcctccctAGGGAAGAACCCTCTGGCATCTTCAGGGTCCCCAGACAAAGGAAGGCCCTCTGATCCATGCCATGCATCCTCCCACGGCCATGCCTAGGCGGCAGGTGTCCCGGGCCGCTCACCTTGCTGCGGTACCAGGACTCAGCCTCGGCACGGCTGCGGCTGGCAATGTCGTCATACTGAGCCTTGATCTCAGCGATGACGCAATCCATATTCAGGTCCCGGCTGTTGTCCATCTTGACCACCACGGAGGTGTCTGAGATGTGGGAGTTCAGGACCCGGATCTCCTGTGGTGGATGGAGGTTAGGGCCAAGGATAGACAATCATCATGTCTGATCCTTCCCTAATCTATAGCCACTGCTGGCCTCTGTGACCATTACCCCCTGTAATTATATGAAGCCGACTTTTCAACATTGCCAGAGAAGATCCCCCTGATGAAATGGTGTAACTTTTGGTGCAAGTAAGAAAACCTCTTAGGGGAAGCGCAGCCAGGCCCAATGGCTTGCTTCAGGAACTGCATAGGCTGCTTTCCCCAAGTCACTGCTTTAGGGGGCTCCTGAGGGACCCACACTCCTAGACGGGCTGCACCGAGGAAGACTGCAGGCCTGTAGAGAAGCTCCGGAGCCAGAGCAAAGGCGCCTGAGTTTCTCTGCTACTTGGCATGACCCATTGTCTCAGAGCAGGATTCAGCTGACTTAGTCATGCTCTTGCCCCTGACTCATTTGGACCTTTCTGGCTTTCTGCTCTTCTACCTTGCCCTCCTTGTTCTCTCTCATCCTCCAACCTTCAGCATATTCACAAGTCACCTTGATGCCTATGTGGGTCTGGGCAGAGGTCTGTGCCCCATCAGGGCCATCTCTGTGGCCACTGAGGCTGAGGGTCCCCTCACCTCCTCATACAGTTGGCGCAGGAAGTCGATCTCCTGGGTCAGGGCCTCGGCATTCGCCTCCAGGTCAGACTTGCGGAGGTAGGCGCAGTCCACATCCTAGGAGAGTCAGGTATGTCTGAATCTGAGAACCCCTTTGGGTCATGGATTTCTATTCCTACCCCAAAACTTCACCTTCTGGTCCTTTCTAGGATACCCCAGAATTCCTTCCCTTTCCAGGAGCAAACCCTTTTGTGCCTGGAAGCTGGCTCCACCCTTCCAATCCTCCTCCTAGAGATGCCTTGCCCCCTCCTCTATCCTTTTGATCTACTCCCTCCTGTTCCAGGAGGCCTGACCAAACTAATTTccccagccctgacaccttgacCTCCTCCCTCTTGCCACCCCCCATGCAGCCTCCTGAGACTCCACTTGGCCATTCTTGGTTCTGCTCTATTGTCCCCTTTATCCTGAGATTCCCTGTTCAAACTTCCCAGAGTGCTGGGCAGGAGACACTCTTTCTCACCAGAGAGAAAGAATTAGCCATGCTTCTGTGGACACCAGCCACTGGCTACAACCTGGGATGAGGAACAGGGCCTCCAGAGGCCAACCCAGCCATCTCTTTGGCCCAGGAGAGGGTACCAGTGCATATATCCCAAGGCTATGGCCCTTTGCCCATGCCTGGGATGAGCCATTCAATGGGTTGGCTCCCTGACAAGTTCTCATCCTGATTTGGAAATGCACCTCCCTTTTGTATTTCACCGTGAGGTCAAGACCCTCTGGGTCACCCCCTAAAGAAGCCATCCTTCTGAGACCCCTTGTGTCTGTgcttcacccacccccacccccagctcctcaCCTTCTTCAGAGCCACAAATTCATTCTCAGCTGTAGCTCTCAGAGAAACTTCCTCCTCGTACCTGAGGAGAGAGCCAGGTCATGGAAAGGCAGATTTCCACAACACCCCCACACTTTAGACCAGTGAAGGAGGGGACAATAGCATCCACTCAACAAAACCAGGCCCAGGCAGTCACTGGGGGGTCCTCTCTGGTGCTTTCCTTCCCAGGTTGAATGTGTGGGAGGTGGGCATTGCGGGGAGAAGTGACCCATCTTCTGGGACCTCACTCCTATCCCCAAGGCTACTCAATGTCCCCACAGGAAGCACCTAGTGACTCAACACTGGCACTTGCCTCCCATGCAGTGCAGCCCAGCCTCCCCTGACCCAGCTATCAGTCTTCACTGCAGTGCAGGGTCCTCTAGGATAAAGGGGCTCTCAGCACTCAAGACCTGGGACCTGTCACTCCAGAGCGACCCTCCGGGACACTGCTGGTCCGGGTGCTATAGGAGTGGGAGTCTGAGAGGTCGGGACAAGGCCTGGGAGGTGCTCTGTGCAAGCCTGCTCCCAGGTTTCAGAAGGGATGGCTGCTGTCGTGGTTTGGCTCAGAGACATGCAGTGGAACTTGTGGGGAGTCACAGCCTTGCGCTTAGGCAGGTGTGTGAGCAAGAATGCCAAGGTCCTGCTCCACAGGCAGCGAGGGCTGGGTGACAGCTCACCCTCCTTGGGCATTCTTCTTAAGTGTTTAATCCCAGCATGGCTTCCTTTGATCTAAGACCAATGTCCCTGACCAAGCCCTGCACCCTGCACCCTGCCACACTCACTTCTTCTTGTAGCCCTCCAGCACGTCCTGCACGTGGTTGAGCTCCGAGGCCAGCCGCCCGCTGTCGGCCTCCACGCACTCGGCCTCCCGCCTCAGCGTCTCGATGTAGCCGTTGAACAGGGGCTCCAGGTTGCTCTCGCAGCACCTGCGGTTCTGGTAGAACTGCCACTTGGTCTCCAGTAGCTTGTTCTGCTGCTCCAGGAAGCGCACCTGCCGTGTGGGATAGGATGAGGTGTCTGTAGGTCCTGGCCTGCTCTGGGGATGGTTTCTTAAGGTGCCCTTGGAGCTCAGAAGTGATCAGGTACAGGTAAGCAGTGGGAAAGGGGCCACTTCTGACTTTGCTGATCCACATCTATGGATGTTCCAGTTTGGAAAGGGCTGGGGAGATCCATTTGTGTGTGGTGGCAATTGAGCTGTCCCAGCAGATGAGGAGGCAGCTGGAGGGCTCAGCTGCCTCACCCTCAGGTGCTCTCATGGCCAAGACTCCCCAGCCCCCGTCACAAACAAGCCTCTGAGAGTGGGCACCAGGGGAATGAGGTTGTAGGCCATCTAGAAAATGCCCACCCATTCCTCAGAGGGAGCCTCATCCTGAGCCTAAGGCTGCTCAAACCTTTCTGACTTCAGAAGCCGGGGTCATGTTCTCCCCAGCTGCCTACACACTGGCCACACCTGGGCTGCTTACACCAGCACTGCTTGGCCCCATTCTCAGCTGTCTACCTCTCCCAGAAGACTCAAAGCTCCCACAGGCAGAAGTCATCCTGACTTTGACTTTCCTGGCCCTCCCATCGGTGGCCAAGGCAGCACTGAACCTGCGCGGGGGCTGAGGCAGGGCGCGATGCGGGGCACCCACCTTGTCGATGAAGGCGGCGAACCTGCTGTTGAGGCACTTGATCTGCTCCTTCTCCTCGTGCTTCACGCACTGCGCGTTGGGGTCGATCTCCAGGTTGAGGGGCGTCAGCAGGCTCTCGTTGACCGACACGCTGGTGATGCAGGGCGGCACGGGCCCGGACACGCCGCCGGCGCGGTAGCCGAAGCTGCGTCCATAGGAGCCGGAGCGGAAGCCCCCGCAGACACTGTGGCTGCCGAAGCCCCCGGAGAGGCCGCGGTAGCAGGAGACTCCGCGGTAGGGGGCGGCGGTGATGCAGCAGCGGCCGGGCCGGGGCCCGCAGGCCGAGGCGCAGCTGAAGGCGCGGCCGCAGTGAGATCCACAGGTCATGGTGCTGCTTTGGGGACGGGAGGCTCGGAGGAGGGAGACGTTCTGAAGCTGCGCACGGCGGAGGAGGTGTCAGGTGTGTGCCTGTCGCACCCCTGTGAGCCTTTTATAGGTGCCAGGAGCCAGCCAGGGCTGGGACCACAGGGGCAGGGCCAATTAGTCGCCTTTATGGGCTTGGGTTGCTTAGCTGCCGCCGCTCATCCCTTAATGTACCAGATGCAGCCAGATGTTTATGGCCTTTAGTCCTAAACTGCACAATTTTCATCTTCAAAGGGCCAGCTCACCAttcccccacccgcaccccaatCTCCCAGAACCGGGTTGGAGAGTctgaggggttgggggaggggacaaATGGGTGATTCAGGTGAAGTACAAGGGCAGAGAACACAGCCTCCGGCTCCGCCCCGTTGAAGGTGCTCATCGCCTCTGTCCGCGGTGCTGATTGAACTGGACTGAGGATGCCCGCCAGGGTGAAATCCACAGAAAGCCTTGTGGAACTTGGGGTGCGCTTGGTGAAGTACTCTTCCTGAACCCCAAAAGATCCCGCTTTCcctagcgctctctctctctctctctctctctctctctctctctctctctctccctctcacacacacacacacacacacacacacacactccatgcaTTCACACAGAGGTTTTCCTATCCACCATTTCTCAAAGCACTCGCACATGCTCAAGTACACCCTCGTCTACCCCGTGTGCACACAGACCAGTCCCTGCGGCAATTCTGTCAGTGTGGTCAGCTCCAGGAGCCCTTGGAGGCCACATTCTGGCTCTCTGGCCACAAGGAAACTCAGACGTTCCCAACCAGGCACCCCAGCAAGTCTGGATTTTGCCTCAACACAGTGTCACTTCCAGGGTCCACCACTGTCATGGCCTGTCCAGCCCGGGGTTCCGAACAGGAAATCCAGATGAAAGCCTAAGTGGAAGCATCGGTCCTCCTCCTTCACCCCCTGTGCCCCGGAGGCTTTCTATACTGTCCCCACCCTGCCCAGCAGTTCTCAGCAACAGGACAGACTAGCACGGAGGAGGTGCCCACCCAGGGGGGAGTATGGACATTGAATTCAAAAGGGCTGAGTCCCAATAAGCTCTATGAGACTGCATCAAGACTCCTCACTCGTGGGTGCAGCCGTTCCTTGTGTGGGCTATAGCAATGCATGCAGGCCCTGTGAGTACCTCAGTATGTCACCTATGTCTTAGTTTTGCCCTTGAAAGGCAGCAGCCTGCCTTTGAGTGAAAGGCATTTTCAGCCTTGTGGCCTCCTTTTCCAGGTTGTGAcccatttcattttctttagtaaGAATAGTTGTCGTCCAAGGCCTTCTGCTTCACTCGGTTgtagtgtgtgtttgtttctgggTGTGTTTggtcagaatggtccttagaaacaTGGCTGGCGAGATTTCATCGCaggcactttgggcatgttatgagAAGgagccagtccctgcagaaggacatcgtgcttggtaaagtggaggggcagcaaacaagaggaaagccctcaacaagacggatcgacacagcagctgcaacactgTGCTCACACCCAACAGCAATGGTGAGAATGGTACTGGtcggtgttttattctgttgtgcatggaaaagcaaaacaaaaaagtccAACCCTCTGCTGTTAAGTCAGTTtttacttatagcaaccctaaccCTGtgctgggtttcagaggctgtaaatatttacaggagcagaaagcctcaacttcctcccaCAAAGCAGTTGGCGGATTCGAAGTGCTGGCCTTCCAGGTGGAAAGCAGCCCAGCGCATAGCCCACTGTACCATAAGGACTTcaggttgtacataaggtcactctgaACCAGAACTGACTTGTTGGCACCCAACACCAACATCCAGCCACTGTGTGAAGTTATTTCTGATTATGGTTGCAACTCCTCAGAGTTGAAAGACATGAATGACATGATGATTAAGGGCACGGACCCACGTTCCAAGCTGCCTGACCGCAAAGGCTAGCTCTGCCACGTTCTAGCTATGCGGCCTCAGACAAGTTACTTACCTTCTCTGTGTCTCGCTTTGACttgtaaaatggagataataataGCACTCGCCTCATAAAGTTGTTGTAAGGATTAGAATAATTAATCCATGTAAAGCACTTAAAGCATAACCTGACACATTGCAACTCTGTAATAATATTCGTAGTAATTGCTGTTGTTGCAAAAACATGAGCAGGTTCAATGGGGCGGTAAGGGCGAGGTGTTTGTTGTTTTGCTGGTGCTAGGGAGAAATCAGCAAGTTtgagttggggggaggggcggtggcTTAATTATCTCAAAATTCACTGTCActaagtggatgctgactcaactcgtagagaccccataggacagggtagaactgcccctgtgggtttctgagactgtgtctccttacaggaatagaaagccccaccgTTCTCCCcaggcgtggctggtggtttcaaacagttggCCTTGTGGGTCACAATCCAGCAAGTaactactaagccaccaggggtcctttaggAAGTTAGAGCTCAGATTCAAAGCGCTTGCTCTGGGTGGAGGTCTTTTGTGTTGGTTCTGGAGGGAAGCCCTGGTCTCTCCAACTTTaacttctgcttcctggttctgtGGGGGGTCCCGGTGAAGCTTGACTTCTGTCTTCCCTATCTCTGCTTCTTTGCTTGCTTAGCCTCAGAAGAGATTAGCTCAAACACACCTCAAAAACAGTCCTGCTGCATTCATGTGATAAAGACATCCCAGTCCCAAGTGTAGTTATAACCACAGGTAaacaggggaagaaaaaaaatcacccccATCATGTCCATTCTAACTAATGACtctagaggttaggatttacaacacttaTTTGGGGGAAACATAAT
This genomic interval carries:
- the KRT86 gene encoding keratin, type II cuticular Hb6; amino-acid sequence: MTCGSHCGRAFSCASACGPRPGRCCITAAPYRGVSCYRGLSGGFGSHSVCGGFRSGSYGRSFGYRAGGVSGPVPPCITSVSVNESLLTPLNLEIDPNAQCVKHEEKEQIKCLNSRFAAFIDKVRFLEQQNKLLETKWQFYQNRRCCESNLEPLFNGYIETLRREAECVEADSGRLASELNHVQDVLEGYKKKYEEEVSLRATAENEFVALKKDVDCAYLRKSDLEANAEALTQEIDFLRQLYEEEIRVLNSHISDTSVVVKMDNSRDLNMDCVIAEIKAQYDDIASRSRAEAESWYRSKCEEMKATVIRHGETLRRTKEEINELNRMIQRLTAEVENAKCQNSKLEAAVIQSEQQGEAALNDARCKLAGLEEALQKAKQDMACLLKEYQEVMNSKLGLDIEIATYRRLLEGEEHRLCEGVGAVNVCVSSSRGGVVCGSLCASSTAPVATPGLGSNPSNSNVVVGTPNACAPCAGIGIGCKRC